From one Flavobacterium kingsejongi genomic stretch:
- a CDS encoding AsmA-like C-terminal region-containing protein yields MNPTIKKIAIKVSKILGITVAVILFLLFIIPILFPGTVAEQVKNFANQKLAGELNFSKARLSFFDHFPSLTVTLDDFSLKGSAPFEKDTLIAAKNVSFGINLKRLIFDSEIRINKLYISKANANVMVDEKGRANYNVYIADPSVPVDTTSSTALRLDKIDITDTHIKYYDKSTKMLVDAQGFNYVGKGDLSEDVFDLATDAQIEQLDFYYNGAAYMQKKKVHADLITRINTNSLAFMFRKNELLINKLPIKFNGYFKILKDGYDIDVTVTSIDSQLEDLFGALPAQYLNEVEKGKFQGRTSVLFTFKGNYNASRNFKPDMAFNMDIRDGYIQHPSAPFPASNIYLDLKTKMPSLNTDSLSVELDTLAMKIGGGYARAKVKTIGLEKMKLKAAIVANIDLGKIQTAFNIKDVDMKGVFRANIKSEGQFDYEKRKFPVTEGIAVLENASIKTPYYPNPITGINFKATVINKTGEYKDLYVALNPATFTFEQHPFFLTAIFKNFEDVNYNVRAKGDIDVAQIYKVFSRKGLDLKGYIKADLSLKGIQSDATNGHYERLDNKGTLLLSQIKATSELFPKPFYIREGRFSFHQDKMRFDKFTADYGHSDFAINGHLRNVINYIFSRHGTLNGSFNVNSNLINVDEFMALKPNETKKETTAVVVAKAENPKESGVVLLPKNLDVALTAQAKKVNYTGLTLSDLNGTVALSKGRGILKNTNFNLIGCKVNMDADYEASSPTKALFNFHLVAKDFDVQRAYKEIELFREVASAAEKAEGIISADYTLNGALDGNMSPITESLVGAGTIQISKVKVSGLKLFNNLGAKTGLGVEDPDLSKIDINTTIKNNVITVERFRMKVSVFRIRLEGETNLKGPMDFKLRVGLPPFGLIGIPVMVTGTHDKPNIKIFSKTHEDVEETKYDPNAKE; encoded by the coding sequence ATGAATCCTACTATAAAAAAAATAGCGATAAAAGTATCCAAGATACTTGGAATTACGGTCGCAGTGATTTTGTTTCTGCTGTTTATTATCCCTATTCTTTTTCCCGGGACTGTAGCTGAGCAGGTTAAAAATTTCGCCAATCAGAAACTTGCGGGAGAATTGAATTTCTCCAAAGCACGATTGTCTTTTTTCGACCATTTTCCATCACTCACCGTGACGCTTGATGATTTCTCTTTAAAAGGTTCGGCACCATTTGAGAAAGACACGCTAATTGCAGCCAAAAATGTATCCTTTGGGATCAACCTGAAACGACTGATCTTTGATAGTGAAATCCGAATCAACAAACTCTATATTTCTAAAGCCAATGCCAATGTCATGGTGGATGAAAAAGGGCGAGCCAACTACAATGTCTATATTGCAGACCCGAGTGTCCCGGTAGACACCACATCCAGTACCGCACTGCGACTGGATAAAATCGATATTACAGACACCCATATTAAATATTACGACAAATCAACCAAAATGCTCGTCGATGCACAAGGGTTTAATTATGTAGGGAAAGGGGATTTGAGTGAAGATGTATTTGATTTGGCTACCGATGCACAAATCGAGCAGTTGGATTTTTACTATAATGGAGCGGCCTACATGCAAAAGAAAAAAGTGCATGCCGACCTGATTACCCGGATCAATACCAACTCCCTGGCCTTTATGTTCCGTAAGAATGAATTACTGATCAATAAGCTACCTATTAAATTTAATGGGTATTTCAAAATATTAAAAGACGGTTATGATATTGATGTAACTGTAACTTCGATCGACAGCCAACTGGAAGACCTCTTTGGGGCACTTCCGGCACAATACCTGAATGAAGTGGAAAAAGGCAAATTCCAGGGTCGTACCAGCGTGTTGTTTACGTTTAAAGGAAACTATAATGCTTCCCGGAATTTCAAACCGGATATGGCATTCAATATGGACATACGTGACGGGTACATCCAGCATCCTTCCGCACCTTTTCCGGCCTCTAATATTTACTTAGACCTAAAAACAAAAATGCCATCCCTGAATACTGACAGCCTTAGTGTGGAACTGGATACGTTGGCAATGAAAATTGGGGGTGGGTATGCACGGGCAAAAGTGAAAACTATAGGATTGGAGAAAATGAAACTGAAAGCGGCAATAGTAGCGAATATTGACCTTGGTAAAATCCAAACCGCTTTTAATATCAAGGATGTGGATATGAAAGGTGTATTTCGTGCCAATATCAAATCGGAAGGGCAATTCGATTACGAAAAAAGAAAATTCCCGGTTACGGAAGGAATTGCCGTATTGGAAAATGCCAGTATCAAAACGCCTTATTACCCGAATCCGATTACCGGAATTAACTTCAAAGCTACAGTAATCAATAAAACAGGAGAATATAAGGATTTGTATGTGGCATTGAATCCTGCGACATTCACCTTCGAGCAGCATCCTTTTTTCCTGACAGCCATCTTTAAGAATTTTGAAGATGTCAATTATAATGTACGGGCCAAAGGAGACATTGATGTAGCGCAAATCTATAAAGTTTTTTCCCGTAAAGGGCTTGACCTGAAAGGGTATATCAAAGCAGATCTTTCGCTGAAAGGAATTCAGAGTGATGCAACGAACGGGCATTACGAGAGGCTGGATAACAAAGGCACCTTATTATTAAGCCAGATTAAAGCGACATCGGAATTATTCCCAAAACCATTTTATATCCGGGAAGGGCGTTTCAGTTTTCATCAGGATAAGATGCGTTTTGATAAATTTACTGCTGATTATGGGCATTCCGATTTTGCGATTAATGGGCATTTGCGTAATGTAATCAACTATATATTCTCCCGTCACGGCACTTTAAATGGTAGTTTTAATGTCAATTCCAATCTCATTAATGTGGATGAGTTTATGGCTTTGAAACCGAACGAGACTAAAAAAGAAACAACAGCTGTAGTGGTGGCCAAAGCAGAAAATCCAAAAGAATCGGGCGTTGTCCTGTTGCCTAAAAATCTGGATGTTGCCCTAACCGCCCAGGCTAAAAAAGTAAATTATACAGGACTGACTTTAAGTGACCTGAACGGGACTGTTGCGCTGAGCAAAGGCCGTGGCATCTTGAAAAACACCAATTTTAACCTGATCGGCTGTAAGGTAAATATGGATGCCGATTATGAAGCCAGCAGCCCTACAAAAGCGTTATTTAATTTTCATCTCGTGGCAAAGGATTTTGATGTGCAACGGGCGTATAAGGAAATTGAGCTTTTTCGGGAAGTCGCCAGTGCCGCTGAAAAAGCTGAAGGTATTATCTCCGCGGATTACACACTAAACGGAGCCCTGGATGGTAATATGTCCCCTATAACAGAATCCTTGGTTGGAGCAGGAACGATACAAATTAGTAAAGTAAAAGTAAGCGGGTTGAAATTATTCAATAATCTCGGGGCTAAAACGGGGCTGGGTGTTGAAGATCCCGATCTTTCAAAAATTGACATCAATACAACTATTAAAAACAATGTGATTACGGTGGAGCGTTTCCGCATGAAAGTCTCGGTATTCCGCATCCGACTGGAAGGAGAAACCAATCTCAAAGGGCCTATGGATTTTAAACTCCGTGTAGGATTGCCGCCATTCGGGCTTATTGGTATCCCGGTGATGGTCACAGGAACACATGACAAACCGAATATTAAAATATTCAGCAAAACCCATGAAGATGTAGAGGAGACCAAATACGATCCCAATGCAAAAGAATAG
- a CDS encoding L,D-transpeptidase family protein, whose product MKRIHLYFVLLVAGFSFATASCKKEPEGKTAKEVINDEDSIPLDSTKVAAFFVKYPDFKSFEPEIKELYKKYQYHYIWHDKSGRMDFADALYNKVNQIKSEGVQTEIPYKDKFAELFAGTADKKNPDVNDELLISCMYFFYVKNVYEGVDSSASKETGWFLPREKVSYVTYLDSLMKDPSRIKKDDKELIGQYYNLKKGLQFYQEIQKKGGWGAITLGEGVKALKPGDSATAIVQVRKRLAATGDLKSDSGSNVYDTDLQAGLDSFAKSHNLNPEKNVTPALVKLMNVTVEDCIKTIVVNMERCRWISPDIAEAKEFISVNIPSYRLHYMVNGKPKLISNVVVGKELNQTVVFSGQMSYIVFSPYWNIPKSIIEKEVKPGIAKNKNYLEQHNMEWNNGNVRQKPGNANSLGLVKFMFPNSNNIYLHDTPAKSLFNKESRAFSHGCVRVEKARDLAVAILEGDKNWNPSKIDAAMHAGKEKNYTLKHKIPVYIGYFTAWADENGKVSFFEDVYNRDNRLAHLLYNETAK is encoded by the coding sequence ATGAAAAGAATACACCTTTACTTCGTCCTGCTCGTTGCAGGTTTTTCATTCGCTACAGCATCCTGTAAAAAGGAGCCGGAGGGAAAGACAGCCAAAGAAGTTATAAATGATGAAGACAGCATACCATTGGACAGCACTAAAGTGGCTGCTTTTTTTGTGAAATACCCCGATTTTAAATCTTTTGAACCTGAAATCAAAGAGCTATACAAAAAGTACCAATACCATTATATCTGGCATGATAAAAGCGGGCGAATGGATTTTGCCGATGCTTTATACAATAAGGTAAATCAAATTAAGTCAGAAGGCGTACAGACGGAGATTCCTTATAAGGATAAGTTTGCCGAATTGTTCGCAGGGACAGCAGATAAAAAAAATCCCGATGTGAATGACGAATTACTAATCAGCTGTATGTATTTTTTCTATGTTAAAAATGTATACGAAGGGGTAGATTCAAGTGCCAGTAAGGAAACCGGATGGTTCCTGCCACGTGAAAAAGTATCCTATGTAACCTATTTGGATTCCCTGATGAAAGATCCAAGCAGGATTAAAAAAGATGATAAAGAGCTGATTGGACAATACTATAACCTGAAGAAAGGATTACAGTTTTATCAGGAAATCCAGAAAAAAGGTGGCTGGGGAGCTATTACACTGGGAGAAGGCGTGAAAGCCCTAAAACCGGGTGATAGTGCCACGGCTATTGTCCAGGTTCGTAAACGCCTTGCTGCTACCGGTGATTTAAAATCCGATTCAGGAAGTAATGTATATGATACCGATCTACAGGCAGGTCTGGATAGTTTTGCAAAATCCCATAACCTCAATCCGGAAAAAAATGTTACGCCTGCATTGGTAAAACTGATGAATGTAACCGTAGAGGATTGTATTAAGACAATTGTAGTCAATATGGAACGTTGCCGTTGGATTTCGCCTGATATTGCTGAAGCCAAAGAATTCATTTCGGTAAATATCCCTTCCTACCGATTGCATTATATGGTTAATGGGAAACCAAAATTAATTTCGAATGTGGTTGTAGGGAAAGAACTGAATCAAACCGTAGTATTCAGTGGACAAATGAGCTATATAGTATTTAGCCCTTATTGGAATATCCCTAAAAGCATCATTGAAAAAGAAGTAAAACCAGGAATTGCGAAAAATAAAAATTACCTGGAACAGCACAATATGGAATGGAATAATGGGAATGTAAGGCAGAAACCGGGTAATGCGAATTCTCTTGGACTGGTAAAATTCATGTTCCCAAACTCCAATAACATTTACCTGCACGATACACCAGCCAAAAGCCTTTTTAATAAAGAAAGTCGTGCTTTTAGCCATGGCTGTGTACGGGTGGAAAAAGCTAGGGATCTTGCTGTAGCCATATTAGAAGGAGATAAAAACTGGAATCCATCAAAAATAGATGCTGCGATGCATGCAGGTAAAGAGAAGAATTACACTTTGAAACATAAAATACCCGTTTATATCGGCTATTTTACAGCCTGGGCTGACGAAAATGGTAAAGTAAGCTTCTTTGAAGATGTTTATAACCGTGATAATCGCCTTGCGCACCTGCTTTATAACGAAACCGCTAAATAA
- a CDS encoding carboxypeptidase-like regulatory domain-containing protein, producing MDSKQKLRLKMYYNVERYGMDNAYIAVLAPPFQDAFNLFRVKIVAIENALQQADYVTRSLEDKISLKEMLCQVATDIAVLLHNYAVEKNDAVLQDQFSYAMDELMEMEKYALVKMLDSVRETGFECQVALEAVGITAGLFEILGLLLDDYRRPATKLRNPAILRRKLRLTMHYHFMEADRVLKYRLDKTVNLFKFINPDFVVNYKALRVISSYTGKMTQIEGTITCFKENKPIPGAEFTIAEEQTAITDGEGKYHIRKIQDGIVTVKVHATGYKDSYNNGIFIKEGTVAHLDVALTPEYDYD from the coding sequence ATGGATTCAAAACAAAAATTAAGATTAAAAATGTATTATAATGTGGAAAGGTATGGAATGGACAATGCATATATTGCAGTTCTTGCGCCGCCATTCCAGGATGCTTTTAATCTTTTTCGCGTCAAAATCGTTGCGATTGAGAATGCTTTACAACAAGCCGATTATGTAACCCGATCTCTCGAAGATAAGATCAGCCTGAAAGAAATGTTATGCCAGGTGGCGACAGATATTGCAGTGCTGCTACATAATTATGCAGTAGAAAAAAATGATGCTGTCTTACAGGATCAATTCAGTTATGCCATGGATGAACTGATGGAAATGGAAAAATATGCCTTGGTGAAAATGCTCGATAGTGTACGGGAAACCGGATTCGAATGCCAGGTGGCGTTAGAAGCTGTGGGAATTACTGCAGGTTTGTTTGAAATATTGGGGTTGCTGTTGGACGATTACCGCAGGCCAGCAACCAAATTGAGAAATCCGGCAATTTTAAGGCGTAAACTTCGCCTGACGATGCATTACCATTTTATGGAAGCAGACCGGGTATTAAAATACAGGCTGGATAAAACTGTCAACCTGTTCAAGTTTATCAATCCTGATTTTGTGGTGAACTACAAAGCCCTACGTGTGATTTCTTCTTATACCGGAAAAATGACACAAATTGAAGGGACCATAACCTGTTTTAAAGAAAATAAACCAATTCCAGGTGCTGAATTTACCATTGCCGAAGAACAGACAGCCATAACGGACGGAGAAGGAAAGTACCACATCCGAAAAATACAGGATGGTATAGTAACCGTAAAAGTTCATGCTACGGGGTATAAAGACAGTTATAACAATGGAATTTTTATAAAAGAAGGAACAGTAGCACACCTGGATGTGGCTCTGACTCCGGAATACGATTATGATTAA
- a CDS encoding DUF3828 domain-containing protein: MKKILFLCSGLLLLLSGCLNDPEKDIKKVVTTFFKEYKGDFRAADKALISTELAGLIDKAAAKELQEAENMKKSAFPTDKPIMIEGDIFTSLYEGQNAFTIGEITIEGSKATVTVDFKNTLYAINWKDKVALIQDGSGWKIDDVYYKEQESSGSTKKQLQQVILAKGVPVE; the protein is encoded by the coding sequence ATGAAAAAAATACTATTCTTATGTTCCGGCTTGTTATTACTGCTGTCCGGCTGTTTAAATGATCCCGAAAAAGACATAAAAAAGGTCGTGACTACTTTTTTCAAGGAGTACAAAGGAGATTTCAGGGCTGCAGACAAGGCGCTGATCAGTACCGAATTGGCGGGGTTAATTGATAAAGCTGCAGCCAAAGAATTACAGGAAGCCGAAAATATGAAAAAAAGCGCTTTCCCAACAGACAAACCCATTATGATAGAGGGCGATATTTTTACCAGCTTATATGAAGGCCAAAATGCTTTTACTATAGGCGAAATAACAATAGAAGGATCGAAAGCGACTGTAACCGTGGATTTTAAAAACACATTATATGCTATCAACTGGAAAGATAAAGTAGCACTGATTCAGGATGGAAGTGGATGGAAAATTGACGATGTATATTATAAGGAACAGGAAAGTTCCGGAAGTACCAAAAAACAATTACAACAAGTGATTCTGGCCAAAGGTGTACCGGTAGAATAA
- a CDS encoding nuclear transport factor 2 family protein — MTPEKIISIAYKWFDAFNKHELEQLLSLYDDEARHFSPKLKIRKPETEGYVTGKAALREWWQDAFDRLPTLHYKVTSLTANGQRVFMEYVRTVDGEDDMLVAEVLDVDKENKIIFSRVYHG; from the coding sequence ATGACACCCGAAAAAATAATATCCATAGCATACAAATGGTTTGATGCTTTCAATAAGCATGAATTGGAGCAGCTACTGTCGCTATATGATGATGAAGCGCGGCATTTCAGCCCAAAACTAAAGATCAGGAAACCGGAAACCGAAGGGTATGTAACCGGAAAAGCAGCTTTGCGCGAATGGTGGCAGGATGCTTTCGACCGTTTGCCAACCTTACACTACAAAGTAACGTCACTCACGGCCAACGGTCAACGGGTATTTATGGAATATGTACGAACGGTAGATGGCGAAGACGATATGCTGGTGGCGGAAGTACTGGATGTTGATAAAGAAAATAAAATTATCTTTTCCCGGGTATACCACGGGTAA
- a CDS encoding M3 family metallopeptidase has translation MNKKTIFICTVIGLSLLSAPQAKAQNMNPLLEKYTTPFEVPPFGSIKNEHFKPAFAAAIAKHDQEIKVIAENPAAPDFNNTIVALENSGQLLASVSTVFYNLNSANTNEEIQKIAKEISPDLSAHNDNISLNAKLFQRIKTVYDKKSTLGLTSEQTKLLEDTYKSFVRSGANLSDTDKKQLRTINSELSLTSLKYGQNILAETNNYELVIDKKADLAGLPAEVIENAATDAKAKGKEGKWIFTLQNSSVMPFLQYSSNRKLRKAIWTAYQNRGNNDDAFDNKAYVIELANLRGKKARLLGYASHAHYVLEESMAKTPAKVYELLNNLWAPALENAKKETAAIQELMDKDGIKDTVQPYDWRYYTEKIRKERFDLDEQQLKPYFSLENVQKGVFGVTEKLYGLKFKELKDVPKYHEDVTVYEVTEANGQHVGIIYMDFHPRASKRGGAWMTSYRSQRTVDGVREAPIVSIVCNFSKPTANAPALLTFDEVTTYFHEFGHALHGLLSNVTYRSLSGTSVPRDFVELPSQIMENWAAEPEVLKMYAKHYKTGEVIPDALIAKLQKSGTFDQGFATTEYLAASLLDMEYHTQKQDITTDANTFEKNAMQKTGLTSAIIPRYRSTYFSHIFSGGYSSGYYSYIWSGVLDTDAFDAFKSTNLFNPEKAKSFRENVLQKGGTEDPMVLYKRFRGAEPSIEPLLRKRGLDPKTAVKSNLPKGKKAKL, from the coding sequence ATGAACAAAAAGACTATCTTTATTTGTACGGTAATTGGCCTGAGCCTTTTATCTGCACCACAAGCTAAAGCACAAAACATGAATCCTTTATTAGAAAAGTACACTACTCCTTTTGAGGTACCGCCTTTTGGCAGTATTAAAAATGAGCATTTCAAACCGGCTTTTGCGGCAGCAATTGCCAAGCATGACCAGGAGATCAAAGTGATCGCTGAAAACCCTGCTGCACCGGATTTTAACAATACGATAGTGGCACTGGAAAATTCAGGGCAACTTTTAGCCTCAGTCAGCACTGTTTTCTATAACCTGAATTCTGCCAATACAAACGAGGAAATCCAAAAAATTGCCAAGGAAATTTCTCCGGACCTTTCCGCCCACAATGATAATATTTCCCTGAATGCCAAATTATTCCAGCGCATTAAAACAGTTTATGATAAAAAAAGTACGCTCGGCCTAACATCAGAGCAAACTAAATTATTAGAGGATACCTATAAATCATTTGTACGCAGTGGAGCTAATTTGTCCGATACTGATAAAAAGCAATTGCGAACCATCAACAGTGAACTTTCCCTGACGTCCCTAAAATATGGACAGAATATATTGGCTGAAACCAACAATTATGAATTGGTCATCGACAAGAAGGCCGATCTTGCCGGCTTGCCAGCGGAAGTAATTGAGAATGCTGCTACAGATGCCAAAGCAAAAGGTAAAGAAGGGAAATGGATATTCACCCTGCAAAATTCAAGTGTAATGCCTTTCCTGCAGTACAGCTCCAATCGCAAATTGCGTAAAGCCATCTGGACTGCATACCAAAACAGAGGCAATAATGATGATGCGTTTGATAACAAAGCCTATGTAATCGAATTGGCCAACCTACGCGGCAAAAAAGCCCGCTTATTGGGTTATGCTTCCCATGCTCATTATGTATTGGAAGAATCAATGGCTAAAACACCGGCAAAAGTATACGAACTGCTGAATAACCTTTGGGCTCCTGCATTGGAAAATGCCAAAAAAGAAACAGCAGCCATACAGGAACTGATGGATAAAGACGGCATTAAGGATACGGTACAGCCTTATGACTGGAGATATTATACGGAGAAAATCCGCAAGGAACGCTTTGACCTGGACGAGCAGCAACTGAAACCTTATTTCAGTCTTGAAAATGTGCAAAAAGGCGTCTTTGGCGTAACCGAAAAATTATACGGCCTGAAATTCAAAGAACTGAAAGATGTTCCAAAATACCATGAAGATGTTACCGTTTATGAAGTTACCGAAGCCAATGGCCAGCATGTAGGAATTATCTACATGGACTTTCATCCCCGTGCTTCCAAACGTGGCGGTGCCTGGATGACTTCTTACCGCTCCCAGCGTACTGTGGACGGTGTTCGTGAAGCTCCGATAGTTTCTATTGTATGTAACTTCTCGAAACCAACGGCAAATGCTCCTGCTTTATTGACGTTTGACGAAGTAACGACCTATTTCCATGAATTTGGGCACGCCCTCCATGGACTGCTTTCCAACGTAACCTACAGAAGCCTTTCCGGTACCAGCGTGCCACGTGATTTCGTAGAATTGCCTTCGCAAATCATGGAAAACTGGGCAGCAGAACCGGAAGTACTTAAAATGTACGCCAAACATTATAAAACGGGTGAAGTAATCCCGGATGCACTGATTGCAAAACTGCAAAAATCAGGAACTTTTGACCAGGGATTTGCTACTACCGAATACCTGGCTGCTTCCTTACTGGATATGGAATACCATACCCAGAAGCAGGACATTACAACTGATGCCAATACATTTGAGAAAAATGCAATGCAAAAAACCGGACTAACATCGGCAATTATCCCACGATACCGCAGTACTTATTTCAGCCATATTTTTTCTGGGGGCTATTCCTCAGGATATTATAGCTATATCTGGTCGGGTGTGTTGGATACTGATGCTTTTGATGCCTTCAAATCAACCAATTTATTCAACCCCGAAAAAGCAAAATCATTCCGTGAGAATGTACTGCAAAAAGGAGGTACAGAAGACCCGATGGTATTGTACAAACGTTTCCGTGGTGCTGAGCCAAGCATTGAACCGTTATTGCGCAAAAGAGGACTGGATCCCAAAACAGCAGTAAAAAGCAACCTCCCAAAAGGTAAAAAAGCAAAACTGTAA
- a CDS encoding carboxypeptidase regulatory-like domain-containing protein → MDSKQRAKLKMYRTIERFGAENAERVAMIPLFEDAFRLFTTRVAAIGYATQQGEMVLKGLQDGVPVREILCRAGADLAAAIAIYARQQQDKELEQQADCTFFELIYSMDQEMNAKLAHIHKTGMSRLSELQGAGITEGLFELFGKLLESYRKHSGKIRNPAGVRREIRMRQYYLFEEAEKVLKQRLDKTIQLYKEAHPEFVYNYKYSRLNLYPSCPSTQITGTVRCNQKKIPIPGALFRIESEGLSTHTDLGGRYHIKEIPEGIVTIIVDAPGYVKSRNNGILIKRGLIAHLDIAITPQQIES, encoded by the coding sequence ATGGATTCCAAACAACGAGCAAAATTAAAAATGTACCGGACCATAGAACGGTTTGGGGCAGAAAATGCGGAACGCGTCGCGATGATTCCTCTATTTGAGGATGCCTTTCGTTTGTTTACCACCCGTGTAGCAGCCATTGGTTATGCGACACAGCAGGGTGAAATGGTTTTGAAGGGGCTGCAGGATGGAGTACCGGTTCGTGAAATCTTATGCAGGGCGGGAGCAGATCTTGCAGCGGCAATAGCAATTTATGCACGGCAGCAACAAGATAAGGAACTGGAACAGCAGGCAGATTGCACTTTCTTCGAATTGATCTACAGTATGGATCAGGAAATGAACGCCAAGCTGGCCCACATCCATAAGACCGGAATGTCAAGATTGTCCGAGCTTCAGGGTGCAGGGATTACAGAGGGCCTTTTTGAATTGTTTGGAAAGCTATTGGAAAGTTACCGAAAACATTCAGGGAAAATCAGGAATCCTGCCGGAGTACGGCGTGAAATTCGGATGCGGCAATATTATCTTTTTGAAGAAGCTGAAAAAGTATTGAAACAGCGTCTTGACAAAACCATACAACTCTATAAGGAAGCCCATCCGGAATTTGTCTACAATTACAAATACAGCCGGTTGAACCTTTATCCTTCTTGCCCGTCTACTCAGATTACCGGAACGGTGCGTTGCAATCAAAAGAAGATTCCCATACCGGGAGCCCTGTTCCGGATTGAATCGGAAGGTTTGAGTACCCATACGGATTTGGGGGGCAGGTACCATATTAAGGAAATACCCGAAGGTATTGTGACGATTATAGTGGATGCGCCTGGATATGTCAAAAGCCGGAACAACGGTATCCTGATTAAACGGGGCCTTATTGCCCATCTCGATATTGCGATAACACCCCAGCAAATCGAATCTTAA
- a CDS encoding DUF748 domain-containing protein — protein sequence MKWIKKILIAVLGLVLLIVVVNIGLNFWIRKQLPSIINAKNESPYQITYKSLEVSLLDGNAIAKDIIIVPKSSLGKSTKAGIYATVKVIRIENISSWSLLFHNKIKARRLDVSEPEITLYKDNDRPINNSKSINENVVKPFRNVITVSDINLTKCNLKILSIKDNQVALIVKNLSIGLNGVILDDNTLQHKIPFQYESYSINCDSVFFRSDEFYRMSAINIRTTNDGLKLENFRMIPVYSRAGFIKRIPLEKDLFTLSAEALAIHDMKWGFKEDVFFFDASRITLDTLFANIYRNKVSPDDLKTKKMYNQLLRELKFPLNVDTLQIRKSIVEYEEEVEMKRGPGLVSFHNFNATITHIKSGYKQTKLPDVNIKVNCRFMNAAPLAVNWKFNPLDKTDGFTINGHLKNFASQKLSPFMQPYINATMTGQLDDVFFNFTGNKYGSKGDFSIKYHDLEVKILKKNGKEKNKFLSAIGNLFVRDDSKEQFREAKTETERIPDKSFYNLLWRSVADGLKKTLL from the coding sequence ATGAAGTGGATTAAAAAGATATTGATTGCCGTGTTAGGCCTGGTGTTACTGATTGTTGTCGTGAATATCGGATTGAATTTCTGGATTCGCAAGCAATTGCCCTCCATCATCAATGCGAAAAATGAATCCCCTTACCAGATTACCTACAAGAGCCTCGAAGTTTCCCTGTTGGATGGGAATGCTATTGCCAAGGACATTATCATTGTCCCTAAATCATCCTTAGGAAAAAGTACCAAAGCAGGTATTTATGCTACCGTAAAAGTGATTCGGATCGAGAATATCAGCAGCTGGTCTTTGCTTTTCCACAATAAAATCAAAGCACGCAGGCTTGATGTCAGTGAACCCGAAATTACGCTGTACAAAGATAACGACCGCCCTATCAATAATTCCAAAAGCATCAATGAGAATGTCGTAAAACCATTCCGCAATGTCATCACCGTTTCGGATATCAACCTGACAAAATGCAACCTTAAGATCCTTTCGATCAAGGACAATCAAGTTGCGCTGATCGTCAAAAATCTATCAATCGGCCTGAATGGTGTCATACTTGACGACAACACTTTACAGCATAAAATCCCATTTCAGTACGAGTCCTACAGCATCAACTGCGACAGTGTATTTTTCCGTTCGGACGAATTCTACCGCATGTCTGCAATCAATATCAGGACGACTAATGACGGATTGAAACTGGAAAATTTCAGGATGATTCCGGTCTACAGCCGTGCAGGATTCATCAAACGAATCCCGCTGGAGAAAGACCTCTTCACCCTTTCGGCAGAAGCATTGGCCATACACGATATGAAATGGGGCTTTAAAGAAGATGTCTTTTTCTTTGATGCTTCCCGGATTACCCTGGATACTCTTTTCGCCAACATCTATCGCAACAAAGTTTCGCCGGATGACCTTAAAACTAAAAAAATGTACAATCAGTTACTTCGGGAATTGAAATTTCCACTTAACGTGGATACCTTACAGATCCGGAAGTCGATTGTGGAATATGAAGAGGAAGTCGAAATGAAACGCGGACCGGGACTGGTCTCTTTTCATAATTTTAATGCGACCATCACCCATATTAAAAGTGGCTACAAACAAACGAAACTACCCGATGTAAATATCAAGGTAAATTGCCGCTTTATGAATGCGGCACCTTTAGCCGTTAACTGGAAATTTAATCCCCTGGATAAAACGGACGGATTTACCATTAATGGACACCTGAAGAATTTCGCGAGCCAGAAACTATCCCCTTTTATGCAACCTTATATCAATGCGACGATGACCGGGCAACTGGATGATGTGTTTTTTAATTTTACCGGCAATAAATACGGTTCCAAAGGCGATTTCTCCATTAAATACCACGACCTGGAAGTCAAAATCTTAAAGAAAAATGGGAAGGAGAAGAACAAATTCCTAAGTGCCATCGGGAACCTGTTTGTTCGCGATGATTCTAAAGAACAATTCCGTGAAGCTAAAACCGAAACGGAACGCATCCCTGATAAATCGTTTTATAACCTGCTTTGGCGCTCTGTAGCGGATGGATTGAAAAAGACATTATTATAG